A window of the Streptomyces finlayi genome harbors these coding sequences:
- a CDS encoding carbohydrate-binding protein, with protein sequence MTAGSNGSSKPEDDDPFGYLYEDGQAAGAQAPGQGGYGYPGPAAQPGVPRTSYHQVRTVGERQYGQHVPQQPYRQQPQAPYGQPHPQYAAPESHSGGPQDPQQSRRGNGSGRGGPNTKALLIAAVAVVAVVLIGIGAALLSNDDEPDKKKDEAGTSAGPGNEVEESPKTKESEEPEKKPAELPKQDAAALSLGGTAALENTVKGAESANGQYISLNEVGRSATWTVEVPEAGEYTLHVTYGVPGKDAKTTLTVNAEAPRSINMKNFAKAAEGDLEKGWTNTYAYVNLTKGSNTLKLSCETGDQCDANLDQLSLTAGQTR encoded by the coding sequence ATGACGGCCGGAAGCAACGGTTCGAGCAAGCCCGAGGACGACGATCCGTTCGGCTACCTGTACGAGGACGGACAGGCGGCGGGTGCCCAGGCGCCCGGCCAGGGAGGCTACGGCTACCCCGGCCCGGCCGCGCAGCCCGGCGTGCCCAGAACCTCGTACCACCAGGTGCGGACCGTCGGCGAGCGCCAGTACGGGCAGCACGTTCCGCAGCAGCCCTACCGCCAGCAGCCCCAGGCACCGTACGGACAGCCGCACCCGCAGTACGCGGCCCCCGAGAGCCACTCCGGTGGGCCCCAGGACCCGCAGCAGAGCCGCCGGGGCAACGGCTCCGGCAGGGGCGGCCCCAACACCAAGGCACTGCTGATCGCGGCGGTCGCCGTGGTCGCGGTCGTCCTCATCGGCATCGGCGCCGCGCTCCTGTCGAACGACGACGAGCCGGACAAGAAGAAGGACGAGGCCGGTACGTCGGCCGGTCCCGGCAACGAGGTCGAGGAGTCCCCGAAGACCAAGGAGTCCGAGGAACCGGAGAAGAAGCCGGCCGAGCTCCCGAAGCAGGACGCGGCGGCGCTGTCGCTCGGTGGCACGGCGGCTCTGGAGAACACGGTCAAGGGCGCCGAGAGCGCGAACGGCCAATACATCAGCCTCAACGAGGTCGGCCGTTCGGCGACCTGGACGGTCGAGGTGCCCGAGGCCGGCGAGTACACGCTGCACGTGACGTACGGCGTGCCCGGCAAGGACGCCAAGACGACCCTCACGGTCAACGCCGAGGCGCCGCGCTCCATCAACATGAAGAACTTCGCGAAGGCCGCGGAGGGCGACCTGGAGAAGGGGTGGACGAACACGTACGCCTACGTCAACCTCACCAAGGGCTCGAACACGCTGAAGCTCTCGTGCGAGACGGGCGACCAGTGCGACGCCAATCTCGACCAGCTCTCGCTGACGGCGGGCCAGACCAGGTAG
- the cdgB gene encoding diguanylate cyclase CdgB: MEAESEPYVRLATMRQLHQAVADLNTARSLADTLQTVADGIVSGLGYELGCVNLVRPDGDLVVAAFAGNSAAEALITGRVGSRESWERRLSMGEMWDQLRFIPHTQGWVLLEDDVPQWHTDGPEPRFEDEWHPLDRLYAPMYASGGGQDLLGVISVDRPRNMRRPGAWGREALQMYASQAAIAISNARLRANMQRALVRLEREQQALRASEESFRQAFEYAPSGMAIAEMGGDQHGRLLRTNDALCRLLGRPASVLRRYSFADLVHPEDIGTLLRTSAEGGRAELRLGRRDGTYLWVSLRNSVVADTADGPRFLLTHVEDIEERKRHELNLAHRASHDALTGLPNSAELKARLGARLCERPHSVASTAIEALDAAYGDADASRAHGYQADGYDADPVPGGGPYDHHVHTAAPDTGHDDGAKGLAVLFCDLDGFKSINDRFGHHTGDAVLIEVARRLSTCVRDGDTVARLGGDEFVVLADGLGAADAADLAVRLRNAIIPPIRVDGRAVRVGASFGIGWAECGMTAEEVLRSADQRMYVEKRSRSKVHRRAG; this comes from the coding sequence ATGGAGGCCGAGTCGGAACCCTACGTCCGCCTTGCGACCATGCGGCAGCTGCACCAGGCCGTCGCTGATCTCAACACGGCGCGGAGTCTGGCGGACACCCTGCAGACCGTGGCCGACGGAATCGTCTCCGGCCTCGGTTACGAACTGGGCTGCGTCAACCTCGTGCGGCCCGACGGCGACCTCGTCGTCGCCGCGTTCGCGGGCAACTCCGCGGCCGAGGCGCTGATCACCGGACGGGTCGGTTCCCGTGAGTCCTGGGAGCGCCGGCTGTCCATGGGCGAGATGTGGGACCAGCTTCGCTTCATACCCCACACCCAGGGCTGGGTCCTCCTCGAAGACGACGTACCCCAGTGGCACACCGACGGTCCCGAACCGCGCTTCGAGGACGAGTGGCACCCCCTGGACCGGCTCTACGCCCCGATGTACGCGTCAGGTGGCGGGCAGGATCTCCTCGGCGTGATATCCGTCGACCGGCCGCGCAACATGCGCAGGCCCGGCGCATGGGGGCGCGAAGCTCTCCAGATGTACGCCTCCCAGGCGGCGATCGCGATCAGTAACGCTCGCCTCCGAGCAAACATGCAGCGGGCCCTCGTCAGACTCGAACGCGAACAGCAGGCGCTGCGGGCCAGCGAGGAGTCCTTCCGCCAGGCGTTCGAGTACGCGCCCAGCGGTATGGCCATCGCGGAGATGGGCGGCGACCAGCACGGCAGACTGCTGCGCACCAACGACGCCCTGTGCCGTCTCCTGGGCCGCCCCGCCTCCGTCCTGCGCCGCTACTCCTTCGCCGACCTGGTCCACCCCGAGGACATCGGCACCCTGCTCCGTACGTCGGCCGAGGGCGGCCGGGCCGAGCTGCGGCTCGGCCGCCGGGACGGCACGTACCTCTGGGTCTCGCTGCGCAACTCCGTCGTCGCCGACACCGCCGACGGCCCCCGCTTCCTCCTCACCCATGTCGAGGACATCGAGGAGCGCAAGCGCCACGAGCTGAACCTCGCACACCGCGCCTCGCACGACGCGCTCACCGGACTGCCCAACAGCGCCGAACTGAAGGCCAGGCTCGGCGCCCGCCTCTGTGAGAGGCCTCACTCCGTGGCCTCCACCGCGATCGAAGCGCTGGACGCGGCGTACGGCGATGCCGACGCCTCCCGGGCACACGGCTACCAGGCCGACGGCTACGACGCGGACCCGGTGCCGGGCGGCGGCCCGTACGACCACCATGTGCACACGGCGGCGCCGGACACCGGGCACGACGACGGGGCGAAGGGCCTCGCGGTCCTCTTCTGCGACCTCGACGGCTTCAAGTCCATCAACGACCGTTTCGGACATCACACCGGTGACGCCGTCCTCATCGAGGTGGCCAGGCGGCTCAGCACCTGTGTGCGGGACGGCGACACGGTCGCGCGCCTCGGAGGTGACGAATTCGTCGTCCTCGCGGACGGTCTCGGGGCCGCGGATGCGGCAGACCTGGCCGTACGCTTGCGGAATGCCATCATTCCGCCCATCAGGGTGGATGGCAGGGCGGTCAGGGTAGGTGCCAGCTTCGGCATCGGCTGGGCCGAGTGCGGCATGACGGCCGAAGAGGTCCTGCGCTCCGCCGACCAGCGGATGTACGTCGAAAAGCGCTCCCGGTCGAAGGTTCACCGCAGAGCCGGCTGA
- a CDS encoding flavin reductase family protein gives MSNDEFRAALARLAAGVVLVTAQEPPLDEHGRGEDVGMTATAFMSVSLDPPLVMVSLRNDSRMDDLLAEQPLWAVSVLAESQRQVASRFAMKGRISDRLLFADVPYIRGEVTHAPLIGGALATLECRTEQRVLAGDHTLVIGRVLTADLPSADGEPLTYFKGRYRQLG, from the coding sequence GTGAGCAACGACGAGTTCCGCGCCGCCCTCGCCCGCCTGGCCGCGGGCGTGGTGCTGGTCACCGCCCAGGAGCCGCCGCTCGACGAGCACGGCAGGGGGGAGGACGTCGGGATGACGGCGACCGCTTTCATGTCGGTCTCCCTGGACCCGCCCCTGGTCATGGTCAGCCTGCGAAACGACTCCCGGATGGACGACCTGCTGGCCGAGCAGCCCCTGTGGGCGGTCTCGGTCCTCGCGGAGAGCCAGCGCCAGGTCGCGAGCCGGTTCGCCATGAAGGGCCGGATCAGCGACCGGCTGCTGTTCGCGGACGTCCCCTACATACGGGGTGAGGTGACGCATGCCCCGCTGATCGGCGGAGCGCTCGCGACCCTGGAGTGCCGGACGGAGCAGCGGGTCCTGGCGGGTGACCACACCCTGGTGATCGGCCGGGTGCTGACGGCGGACCTGCCGAGCGCGGACGGCGAGCCGCTGACGTACTTCAAGGGGCGCTACCGGCAGTTGGGCTGA
- the arfB gene encoding alternative ribosome rescue aminoacyl-tRNA hydrolase ArfB — translation MGVMSGPYVIRGAVSLPEAELMWRFSRSSGPGGQHVNTSDSQAELRFDLAATESLPEVWKARALERLANKLVNGVVVVRASEHRSQWRNRETAAVRLTALLAEATAPPPKARVKRRIPRGINERRLREKKQRGDTKRGRSGRDW, via the coding sequence ATGGGTGTCATGTCCGGGCCCTATGTCATCCGCGGTGCGGTCTCCCTGCCGGAGGCCGAGCTCATGTGGCGTTTCTCGCGGTCCTCAGGGCCCGGCGGGCAGCACGTCAACACCAGCGACTCGCAGGCGGAACTCCGCTTCGACCTCGCGGCGACCGAGTCGCTCCCCGAGGTCTGGAAGGCCCGCGCGCTGGAACGGCTGGCGAACAAGCTGGTCAACGGTGTGGTGGTGGTACGGGCGTCCGAGCACCGTTCCCAGTGGCGCAACCGTGAAACGGCCGCCGTCCGGCTCACCGCACTGCTCGCGGAGGCCACGGCCCCGCCCCCCAAGGCGCGGGTGAAGCGCCGGATTCCGCGCGGGATCAACGAGCGCCGGCTGCGGGAGAAGAAGCAGCGGGGCGACACGAAGCGCGGCCGCTCCGGCCGCGACTGGTAA